The region GCTGCAATGTGTTGCGGCGCTTTCGTCGCCCACCACCGGGATCGTCGACAGTCACGGTTTCATGCTCGCGCTGCAGGGCGATTTCGAAGCCGCCGGTGGCATGGTCGCGCTGGGTTCGGCTGTCGTGTCGGCGCGACTGGGGAAGGGCGGCGAACCGCATGTCGTCACGTTCGCCGACGGCAGCGAGGTGGCAGCACGCATCGTTGTCAACTCCGCCGCCTTGCACGCATGCGCGTTGGCCCGCCATTTCGAAGGTCTGGATCAACGTTTCATCCCGCACGACTATTTTGCCAAGGGCAGTTACTACTCGCTCGCCGGACGCGCCCCCTTCGCCCGGCTGATCTATCCCGCGCCGGCGGACTCGTGGCTGGGGGTGCACCTCACGCTCGACCTGGGTGGCCAGGCGAAGTTCGGCCCGGACTTCGAGTGGCTGGACGTCCGCGACCCGTCTCAGATCGACTACACGGTGGATCCGCACCGTGCCCACGGTTTTTACTCCGAGGTTCGCCGCTACTGGCCCGCACTGCCCGACGGCGCGCTGCAGCCAAGTTACAGCGGTGTGCGGCCCAAGATCCACGGGCCGGGCGAGCTCGCGCCCGACTTCCGCATCGACGGACCGTCGCTGCACGGCGTCCCGGGCTTGGTCAATCTCTTCGGCATCGAGTCGCCCGGCCTCACCAGCGCGCTGGCGATCGCGGAGCATGTGGACGCCTTGCTGGGCGACGCAGCGGCATGAAGCGGCCCCTCTCCTGGATCGCGTGGCTCGTTGCGGCGCTGGCGGGGCACGCGGCCGCGCAGTCCTTGCCGGCGGTCACCGTCACCGCGACACGAACACAAGCCGCGCCCTTCGAAGTACCGGCGTCCGTGGACGTGATCGAAGGCGACAGGCTGCGCTCGGCGGGCCGTGCGGAAGTCAACCTGTCCGAAGGCATCGCGGGGGTGCCCGGCGTCGCCGCGCGCGACCGGCAGAACTACGCGCAGGACCTGCAGCTGTCCATCCGCGGCTTCGGAGCGCGTTCGACCTTCGGCGTGCGCGGCGTGCGCATCTATGTCGACGGCATTCCCGCGACCATGCCCGACGGCCAAGGCCAGCTCTCGCACATCGACCTGTCGTCGGCCGGCCGCGTGGAATTGCTGCGCGGGCCTTTTTCCGCGCTGTATGGCAATTCGTCCGGTGGGGTACTTCAGGTGTTCACCGAGCGCGGTGCCGGCCCGCCTGTCGTTTCCGCAAGCTTCGCAACCGGCAGCGACGGGCTGTCGCGCCCGTCCGTTCGAGCCAGCGGCTCGACACCATCGCTGGGCTATTCGGTGGGCGCCAGCCATTTCACGACCGATGGCTTTCGCGACCACAGCGGCGCGCAACGCGACGTCGCCAACGCACGGCTGGACTGGCAGCATGGCGCGGACAGCGACTGGATGCTGGTGGCCAACGCGCTGGACTTGCGCGCGGACGATCCGCTCGGCCTCTCGCGCGCGCAGTTCGAAACCGCGCCGCGGAGCGTGGACGCGTCCGCCGGGGCCTTCGACACGCGAAAGACCGTGCGGCAAAGCCAGCTGGGACTCGTGAACGAGAGAAAACTCGGCGCCGGCAACAGCCTGCGCGTGATGGTGTACGGCGGTCAGCGGGACACACAGCAGTTCCAGGCGATCCCCGTCGGTGCGCAGGCCAGCCCCTTGCATCCCGGAGGCGTGATCGGGCTGGCTCGCCGCTATACAGGTGCGGACCTGCGCTGGACGTCGAAGGGCGAGCTCGCCGGTCAGGCGCTCGAGTGGGTTGGGGGCGTGGCCTTCGACACGATGGACGAACACCGCGTGGGGCGCCAGAACTTCATCGGGCCGCTGCTCGGTGTCGAAGGTGCGTTGCGGCGCGATGAAGACAACCGCGTCTCGAACCTCGACCCCTACCTGCAGGGAGTGTGGAAGCTCGCGCCGCGCTGGACGCTCACGGGCGGTGTGCGGCACAGCAGCGTGCGCTTCTCGTCGAGCGACCGCTACGTGTCGGGCGCGAACGGCGACGACAGCGGCAGCGTGCGGTACAGCGCAACCCTGCCTGCCGCCGCGCTGATGTTCGCACTGGCGCCGGACACGCGTGTCTATGTGGCGTCCGGACGGGGCTTCGAAACGCCGACCTTCAACGAGCTCGCGTACCGGCCGGACGGGACGCCGGGACTCAACTTCGCGCTGCGGCCCGCGCGCAGCGCGAACCTGGAGGCCGGGATCAAGGGACGCGGCGGCGACATCGCCTCGCTTCGCACGCATTGGAGCGCGGCTTGGTTCCGCACACGGACGCGCGACGAAATCGTGACCCAGACCAACGGCGCCGGCCGCAGCACCTTCCAGAACGCCGGCACCACGCGTCGCGAAGGCGTGGAGCTCTCCTGGTCCGCAAGCCTGGCGCCCGGGTGGCGCATGCAGTTCGCGCAGACTTGGCTGGATGCCCGGTACCGGGAGGCCTTCCGCACGTGCGCGGTCACGCCCTGCGCGGCGCCGTCCCTCGTGGTTCCTTCCGGCAATCGCATTCCCGGCACCGCGCGCTCGACCACGGCGGCCGAAGTGGCCTGGGCGCCACGCACCGGCTGGCAGGCGGGTGCGGAACTGCGCCGCTCCAGCCGCGTCTACGTGAACGACAGCAACAGCGATGCCGCTCCCGCATTCACGACGGTCGCACTGAATGGCGGCTACGTGTTCGACCTGCAGCCCTGGACGCTCGCCGTCACGGCGCGCATCGACAACCTGCTCGATCGCCGCTACGCGGGATCCGTGATCGTGAACGAAGGGAACGGCCGCTACTTCGAGCCCGCGCCGGGCCGCAGCTACATCGTCAAATTCGCGGGCAGCTACGCGTTCTAGGACGGTCGGGCGGCCTGCCGTTCGCGCGCCAGCTCGCGGATCGCCCGGGCGGACTGGCTGACGAGGTCGGGCCCGCGATAGATCAGGCCGGTATAGACCTGCACCAGGTCCGCGCCCGCGCGAATCTTGCTCACCGCGTCTTCGGCGCTCATGATGCCGCCCACCCCGATGATCGGGAAATCCGGACCTAGCGCTGCACGCAGTTGCGAGATCACGCGGTTGCTCGCCGCGAGCACCGGCGCGCCGCTCAAGCCTCCCGCTTCTTCCGCATGCGGCATCCCCTTGACCGCTTCCCGGCTGATGGTGGTGTTCGTCGCGACGACGCCATCCATGCCATGGCGTTTCAAGGTCGCGGCGATCAGGCGCACCTGCGCTTCGTCGAGGTCCGGGGCGATCTTCACGAAGACGGGCACGCGCCGTCCGTGCAGGCGCGCCAGTTCCTCCCGCCGGGCCGCGATGGCGCCGAGCAGGCCGTCCAGCGCCTCGTCGGACTGCAGGGAGCGCAGGTTGGCCGTGTTGGGGCTGGAAATGTTGACGGTCACGTAGTCCGCATGCGGATACACGCCGTCCAGGCAGGTGAGGTAGTCGCTGGTCGCGTTCTCGATCGGGGTGGCGGCGTTTTTGCCGATGTTCAACCCGAGGATGCGGCCCTTCGCGCGGAAGGACGAGCGCTTGACGTTCGCGATGAAGGCATCGAGGCCGTCGTTGTTGAAGCCGAGGCGGTTGATCAGCGCGCCCGCGCGCGGCAGCCGGAACATCCGCGGCTTCGGGTTGCCCGGTTGCGGCTTGGGCGTTACCGTGCCCACTTCGACGAAACCGAAGCCGATCGCGCCCAGCCCGTCGATGCAGCGCGCGTTCTTGTCGAGGCCGGCGGCCAGCCCGACCCGATTGGGAAAGCGCAGGCCGGCGATCTCCACCGGGTCCTGCACCATGCCGTTGGTGTATGCCCACGCGAGCGGCGTGCCCTGCAGCCGTGCGAGCGATTGCATCGTCAATTCATGCGCCGTCTCCGGGTCCAGGCCGAACAGGAAGGGGCGGGCGAGCGAGTAGGGGAGCAGCGACATGGATAATTTGCGTGAACTGAAGGAATTGTCTCAAATGACCCAGGATGAACTGAAAGCGCTGGTCGGCCAGGCGGCGCTGCAATACGTGGTGCCAGGAGAAATCGTGGGCGTCGGCACGGGATCGACCGTCAACAAGTTCATCGACGCGCTGGCCTCGATGAAGGACAGGATCAAGGGCGCGGTGTCGAGCTCCGTCGCCTCTACCGAGCGCCTGCAGGCGCTGGGCATCCCGGTGTTCGACAGCAACGCGGTGGAAGAACTCTCGGTGTACATCGACGGCGCCGACGAGATCGACGGGCGCGGCTACATGATCAAGGGAGGCGGCGCCGCCCTCACGCGCGAGAAGATCGTCGCCGCGCAGTCGCGGCGCTTCGTCTGCATCGCGGACGAATCGAAGCTGGTCGGGACGCTCGGGCGTTTCCCCGTGCCGGTGGAGGTCATCCCGATGGCGACGCAGCGCCTGATCCGGCAATTCGCGGCGATGGGCGGCAGCGCGCAAGTGCGGATGAAGGATGGCAAGGCGCTGGTGACCGACAACGGCCAGTCCATCGTGGACGTGAGCGGGCTGCGCATCGCGGACCCGCTGGCATTCGAGGATGAAGTGAGCCAGTGGCCCGGCGTGGTGACCGTGGGCGTATTCGCGCACCAGAAGGCCGCCGTGTGCCTGCTGGGCACCGCCGGCGGCGTCAGGACGATCGAATACTGATCAGAAGCGGATGCCCTTGGGGTTGTCGGGCGTCGGGCCGGGCTCCGCGGCAGGGCCCGCGGCAGTGGCCGGCGCTGGCGGCGGCGGCGGGGCCGGCCTCGCCGCCTGCTGCTCCTGGACTGCCACGAGCGGCGTCACCGGCGCCCTTGCGTAACCCGCGGGCAGCTGCGATGTCTTGGGGTAGCCTGCCGCGTCGAGAAACTGGGTCCACTCGACTTCCGAATAGCCGCGCAACTGCTGGCCGCCTATGGTGAGGAACGGAACCGAGCTCGCGCCGGCCAGGCGCTTGAGCGCCTCGATGTCCTCATTGCTCGTGACGGACTTTTCGCTGAACGGGATCCCGCGCGCCATCAGCATGCCCCGGCCCGTCGTGCAGGGCCCGCAGCCAGGCGCGGTGTAGAGCGTGACGGGATAGCGGGTCGCGGCCTGCCGCAGCTCGAAGGGGAACGACGCGGCGTCCGTGGCAGCGCTCAGCGACAGCGTCGAACCCTTGGAGCCGCTTCCGTCGGCGGGCGGCTTGTCGGAAAAGGTCACGCGGCCATCCGGCCCGACGATGCGATAGATCTGTTGCGCATTTGCATCGCTTGCACCGATTCCGGTGAGCGCGAGGCACCCGAGGACGGCGGCGGCGGCGATGGGGCGGGCAAGAATCATCGGTGTCATCTCCTTGAGTGTCACGCCATGCCCTGGTGCCGCAGCAGGGCGTCCAGGGTGGGCTCGCGCCCGCGGAACGCCTTGAAAGACTCGATGGCGGGCCGGCTTCCGCCGGATTCCAGGATGGCTTGACGGTATTTTCGCCCGGTTTCGATGCTTGGCAAGCCGTCTTTGCCCGCCGTTTCCTCGAAGGCGGCGTACGCGTCGGCGCTCAGGACCTCGGCCCACTTGTAGCTGTAGTAGCCGGCGGCATAGCCGCCCGCGAAGATGTGGCTGAAGGTGTGCGCCGTGCGGCTGAACGCAGGCGGCTGCAGAACGGACACTTCTTCGCGCACCTTGGCGAGCAGGGGCATGAAATCCTCGGCCGGGTCGTGCTCGGTGTGCAGGAGCATGTCGAACAGCGCGAATTCGATCTGGCGCAGGGTGCCCAGGCCGCTCTGGAAATTCTTGGCGGCGAGCATCTTGTCGAAGAGTTCGCGCGGCAGCGGCGCGCCGGTCTCCACATGGGCGGTCATGTGGCGCAGCACGCTCCATTCCCAGCAGAAGTTTTCCATGAACTGGCTGGGCAGTTCCACCGCGTCCCACTCGACGCCGCTGATGCCCGAGACGTCGCGTTCGTTCACCTGCGTGAGCATGTGCTGCAGGCCATGGCCCGATTCGTGGAAGAGGGTGATGACGTCGTCGTGCGTGAGCAGCGGCGGCTTGCCGTCCACGCCCTCGGCGAAGTTGCACACGAGATGCGCGACGGGGGTCTGCAGCCGGCCGTCGTCCGGGCGCAGCCAGCGGGCGCGCACGTCGTCCATCCACGCGCCGCCGCGCTTGCCCGTCCGCGCCGCGGGATCGAGGTAGAACTGGCCGACGAGTTCCGTCGTCATCCGCTCGCCCTGCTTGCGTTCGCGCTCGATGCGATAGAACTCGACGCCCGGGTTCCACACGGGCGCGACGTCGCGGCGGATGGTCACTTCGAACAGCGTCTCGATGATCTTGAAGAGGCCAGCCAGCACTTTCGGCGCAGTGAAGTACTGCTTCACCTCCTGCTCGCTGAACGCGTAGCGCTCCTCCTTGAGCTTCTCGCCGATGAAGGGCCAGTCCCAGGATTGCGGGTCTGCGATACCGAGCTTCGCCGCGGCGAAATCGCGCATGTCGGCCACGTCCTGTTCGGCGTAGGGCCGGGCGCGTTTGGCGAGATCGCGCAGGAAGTTGACGACTTCCGCGGGCGAGTGGGCCATCTTCGCGACCAGGGATTCCTCCCCGAAGTTGGCGAAGCCCAGGAGCTGCGCTTCTTCCTTGCGCAGGGACAGGATCTCCCGGATGTTGGCGCTGTTGTCGAACTTCGTATCGCCCTGGTCGCTCGCGCGGGTCACATAGGCGCGGTACATGCGCTCGCGCAGGGCGCGGTCGGTGGCGAACTGCATCACGGGCAGGTAGCTGGGCATTTTCAGCGTGAGCTTGTAGCCGTCCTTGCCGTCGGCCTGCGCCGCTGCGCGGGCCGCCTGGACGACGTCTTCCGGCACGCCGCCGAGTTCTCCCTCGCTCGCGTAGTACGCGAAGGCGTCGGTGGCATCCAGTGCGTTCTCGCTGAATTTCTGCCCGACTTCCGCCTGCTTTTCCTGGATGGCGGCGAACCGCTCCTTCGCGGCGCCGGTCAGCTCGGCGCCGCCCAGCACGAAGTTGCGGATGGCATTCTTGTGGGCCTGGCGCTGCTCCGGGTTGAGGTTCGCGGGGTCGATCGCCTTGTACTTCGCGTAGAGCCGCTCGTCCGAGCCGAGGCGCGTCCAGAACTCGGTGACTTTCGGCAGCGACTCGTTGTAGGCCGCGCGCAGTTCGGGCGTGTCGGCCACGCCATTGAGGTGGCTCACGACGCCCCATGAGCGGCCGAGGCGCTCGGTCGCGGTGTCAAGCACCCTGGCGATGTCGTCCCAGCGGCTCGGGAAGCCGGGTTGCGTCACCTGCTCCAGCGCGGCGTCGGCGTCCGCCAACAGCGAATCCATCGCGGGGGCGACGTGCTCCGGACGCACGGCGTCGAAGAGGGGAAGGTCGGTGAAGTCGAGTAGGGGATTGCTCATCCCCCTCATTTTGCGTCAGCCGCGGCCCTTTCAACGGGCCGCGGCATTGCCGTTCTCAATGGGCGCGATTCGCCGCCCGCTCCGCTGCTTCCAGCGTATTGACGAGCAGCATCGCCCGCGTCATGGGCCCCACGCCTCCAGGGACGGGCGTGATCCAGCCGGCGACCTCGCTCACCCCGGCGAAATCCACGTCACCGCAGAGCTTGCCGGCCTCGTTGGTGTTCATTCCGACGTCGATGACGACCGCGCCGGGCTTGACCATGTCGGCGGTGAGCACATTGCGCTTGCCGACAGCGGCCACGACCACGTCGGCCTGGAGCGTCATCGCTTTCAGGTCGCGCGTCGCGCTGTGGCAGATGGTGACGGTCGCGTTGCGGCCGAGCAGCATCATCGCCATCGGTTTGCCGACGATGTTGCTGCGTCCGATGACGACGGCGTGCTTGCCGCGCAGGTCATAGCCGATGGATTCCAGCATCTTCATGCAGCCGTGCGGCGTGCACGGCCAGAATCCGGGGCGCCCGACCATCAATGCGCCGGCGTTGGCCACGTGGAAGCCGTCGACGTCCTTGGCGGGAGCGATGGTCTCGATCACGCGCTGCGAATCCATGTGCCTGGGCAACGGCAGCTGCACGAGGATGCCGTGGACGGCGGGGTCGTTGTTCAACGCCTCGATGCGGGCGAGGAGCTCGTCCTGCGTCAGCGTGGCCGGATAGCGCTCCAGCGTCGCCGCCAAGCCGGTCTCGGTGCTGTCGTTGACCTTGTGCTTCGTGTAGACCGCGCTGGCGGGGTCGTCGCCGACCATGATGATGGAAAGCGCCGGTTGGATGCCCCGCGCCTTCAGCGCCTGCGTGCGCCCGAGCACTTCGGCGCGGATCTGCTGGGCAAGCGCCTTGCCGTCGATGATGGATGCAGTCATGAAAGGAGGAAATAGGACGCGTCCCGCGAGGGTCGCGTTGAACCCGTCAACCCTTGGGGGCGTTCTGGCCGAGCGCGATCTTCAGCAGGTCGGCGACCGTGTTCGCGTTGAGCTTTTCCATGATGTTGGCGCGGTGCGCCTCCACCGTCTTGATGCTGATGCCCAGGTCGTCCGCGATCTGCTTGTTCAGGCGGCCTGCGACGATGCGCTCGAGCACCTGCGCTTCGCGCGACGTCAGTTTGGACAGCAGGGCGTCGCGGCTCGCGGCGCTCTGGGATTCGGCGAACGCGCCCTTCGCGTAGTCGAGCATGCGCTCGACCAGGCTCACGAGCTCGTCTTCCTTGAAGGGCTTCTGGATGAAATCCATCGCGCCCTTCTTCATCGTGTTCACGGCCATCGGCACGTCGCCGTGGCCGGTGATGAAGACGATGGGCAGCGGCGACTTGCGCTCGATCAGGCGGTCCTGCAGCTCCAGCCCCGTCATCCCGCCCATGCGGATGTCGACGATCAGGCAGGCGACTTCGCGCGGGTCGTAGCGGGAGAGGAAGGATTCGGCGGAATCGAAGCAGCGGACGCGGTAGTCCTTGCCTTCGAGCAGCCATTGCAGGGAATCGCGGACCGCTTCGTCGTCGTCGACCACATAGACGGTGCCCTTCTTGGGAATCAAACTCATACTGTAATCCCGGCGTCCTTGTTAGCTATGCTATTTGTAGCGCCGGAGACAGGAATCCAGAAGGAGAAGCGGCAGCCGGCAACTTCCGCGCCATTGTAGATGTTCTCGGCCTGCATGCGCCCCTGGTGCGATTCCACGATGGTGCGGCACAGGTTCAGGCCGATTCCCATGCCTTCCACCTTGGTGGAGAAGAAGGCTTCGTAGAGCCTGTCCATCACCTCGGGCGCGAGGCCCGCGCCGGAGTCGAGCACCGAGAACTCGACCACCGAGAGCTGCTCGATCTGCCGCGGGATCACGCGCAGCTCCACGCTGCGGCGCGACGCCGGACGCCGCGCGTGCTCGATCGATTCCGCCGCGTTCTTCAGCAGGTTCACCAGCACCTGCTCGATCAGGATCGGGTCCACGAGCAGCCGGGGCAGGCGCGCGGCGACGTAGTGCGACAGCCGCACGTTGCGGCGGCGCAGTTCGATCTCGGCGAGTTCCACCGCTTCGTTGACCATCAGCGCCACGTCGGAGAGCGTGCGGTTGGGCTCGCTGCGCTTCACGAAGGAGCGGATGCGCTGGATGATCTGGCCCGCGCGCTGCGCCTGCCGGGCGGTCTTGTCGAGCGCGGCGAGCAGGTCTTCCTCGTTGATCTGCTTGCCCTTGATGCGCGAGACCAGCCCGTTGCAATAGTTGTTGATGGCCGTGAGCGGCTGGTTCAATTCATGCGCCACGCTGGATGCCATCTCGCCCATCGTCACGAGG is a window of Caenimonas aquaedulcis DNA encoding:
- a CDS encoding NAD(P)/FAD-dependent oxidoreductase, producing the protein MDKVDAIVIGAGAVGLAVARALAHAGLETIACESQTAIGQGVSSRNSEVIHAGLYYAPGSLKARLCVRGKELLYELCASHGVSHRNCGKLVVACTGNEIAALRGLQDRAMANGVPVDWMDASQARELEPALQCVAALSSPTTGIVDSHGFMLALQGDFEAAGGMVALGSAVVSARLGKGGEPHVVTFADGSEVAARIVVNSAALHACALARHFEGLDQRFIPHDYFAKGSYYSLAGRAPFARLIYPAPADSWLGVHLTLDLGGQAKFGPDFEWLDVRDPSQIDYTVDPHRAHGFYSEVRRYWPALPDGALQPSYSGVRPKIHGPGELAPDFRIDGPSLHGVPGLVNLFGIESPGLTSALAIAEHVDALLGDAAA
- a CDS encoding TonB-dependent receptor family protein gives rise to the protein MKRPLSWIAWLVAALAGHAAAQSLPAVTVTATRTQAAPFEVPASVDVIEGDRLRSAGRAEVNLSEGIAGVPGVAARDRQNYAQDLQLSIRGFGARSTFGVRGVRIYVDGIPATMPDGQGQLSHIDLSSAGRVELLRGPFSALYGNSSGGVLQVFTERGAGPPVVSASFATGSDGLSRPSVRASGSTPSLGYSVGASHFTTDGFRDHSGAQRDVANARLDWQHGADSDWMLVANALDLRADDPLGLSRAQFETAPRSVDASAGAFDTRKTVRQSQLGLVNERKLGAGNSLRVMVYGGQRDTQQFQAIPVGAQASPLHPGGVIGLARRYTGADLRWTSKGELAGQALEWVGGVAFDTMDEHRVGRQNFIGPLLGVEGALRRDEDNRVSNLDPYLQGVWKLAPRWTLTGGVRHSSVRFSSSDRYVSGANGDDSGSVRYSATLPAAALMFALAPDTRVYVASGRGFETPTFNELAYRPDGTPGLNFALRPARSANLEAGIKGRGGDIASLRTHWSAAWFRTRTRDEIVTQTNGAGRSTFQNAGTTRREGVELSWSASLAPGWRMQFAQTWLDARYREAFRTCAVTPCAAPSLVVPSGNRIPGTARSTTAAEVAWAPRTGWQAGAELRRSSRVYVNDSNSDAAPAFTTVALNGGYVFDLQPWTLAVTARIDNLLDRRYAGSVIVNEGNGRYFEPAPGRSYIVKFAGSYAF
- a CDS encoding quinone-dependent dihydroorotate dehydrogenase, with translation MSLLPYSLARPFLFGLDPETAHELTMQSLARLQGTPLAWAYTNGMVQDPVEIAGLRFPNRVGLAAGLDKNARCIDGLGAIGFGFVEVGTVTPKPQPGNPKPRMFRLPRAGALINRLGFNNDGLDAFIANVKRSSFRAKGRILGLNIGKNAATPIENATSDYLTCLDGVYPHADYVTVNISSPNTANLRSLQSDEALDGLLGAIAARREELARLHGRRVPVFVKIAPDLDEAQVRLIAATLKRHGMDGVVATNTTISREAVKGMPHAEEAGGLSGAPVLAASNRVISQLRAALGPDFPIIGVGGIMSAEDAVSKIRAGADLVQVYTGLIYRGPDLVSQSARAIRELARERQAARPS
- the rpiA gene encoding ribose-5-phosphate isomerase RpiA codes for the protein MTQDELKALVGQAALQYVVPGEIVGVGTGSTVNKFIDALASMKDRIKGAVSSSVASTERLQALGIPVFDSNAVEELSVYIDGADEIDGRGYMIKGGGAALTREKIVAAQSRRFVCIADESKLVGTLGRFPVPVEVIPMATQRLIRQFAAMGGSAQVRMKDGKALVTDNGQSIVDVSGLRIADPLAFEDEVSQWPGVVTVGVFAHQKAAVCLLGTAGGVRTIEY
- a CDS encoding glutaredoxin domain-containing protein — encoded protein: MILARPIAAAAVLGCLALTGIGASDANAQQIYRIVGPDGRVTFSDKPPADGSGSKGSTLSLSAATDAASFPFELRQAATRYPVTLYTAPGCGPCTTGRGMLMARGIPFSEKSVTSNEDIEALKRLAGASSVPFLTIGGQQLRGYSEVEWTQFLDAAGYPKTSQLPAGYARAPVTPLVAVQEQQAARPAPPPPPAPATAAGPAAEPGPTPDNPKGIRF
- a CDS encoding M3 family metallopeptidase, with the protein product MSNPLLDFTDLPLFDAVRPEHVAPAMDSLLADADAALEQVTQPGFPSRWDDIARVLDTATERLGRSWGVVSHLNGVADTPELRAAYNESLPKVTEFWTRLGSDERLYAKYKAIDPANLNPEQRQAHKNAIRNFVLGGAELTGAAKERFAAIQEKQAEVGQKFSENALDATDAFAYYASEGELGGVPEDVVQAARAAAQADGKDGYKLTLKMPSYLPVMQFATDRALRERMYRAYVTRASDQGDTKFDNSANIREILSLRKEEAQLLGFANFGEESLVAKMAHSPAEVVNFLRDLAKRARPYAEQDVADMRDFAAAKLGIADPQSWDWPFIGEKLKEERYAFSEQEVKQYFTAPKVLAGLFKIIETLFEVTIRRDVAPVWNPGVEFYRIERERKQGERMTTELVGQFYLDPAARTGKRGGAWMDDVRARWLRPDDGRLQTPVAHLVCNFAEGVDGKPPLLTHDDVITLFHESGHGLQHMLTQVNERDVSGISGVEWDAVELPSQFMENFCWEWSVLRHMTAHVETGAPLPRELFDKMLAAKNFQSGLGTLRQIEFALFDMLLHTEHDPAEDFMPLLAKVREEVSVLQPPAFSRTAHTFSHIFAGGYAAGYYSYKWAEVLSADAYAAFEETAGKDGLPSIETGRKYRQAILESGGSRPAIESFKAFRGREPTLDALLRHQGMA
- the folD gene encoding bifunctional methylenetetrahydrofolate dehydrogenase/methenyltetrahydrofolate cyclohydrolase FolD gives rise to the protein MTASIIDGKALAQQIRAEVLGRTQALKARGIQPALSIIMVGDDPASAVYTKHKVNDSTETGLAATLERYPATLTQDELLARIEALNNDPAVHGILVQLPLPRHMDSQRVIETIAPAKDVDGFHVANAGALMVGRPGFWPCTPHGCMKMLESIGYDLRGKHAVVIGRSNIVGKPMAMMLLGRNATVTICHSATRDLKAMTLQADVVVAAVGKRNVLTADMVKPGAVVIDVGMNTNEAGKLCGDVDFAGVSEVAGWITPVPGGVGPMTRAMLLVNTLEAAERAANRAH
- a CDS encoding response regulator transcription factor — translated: MSLIPKKGTVYVVDDDEAVRDSLQWLLEGKDYRVRCFDSAESFLSRYDPREVACLIVDIRMGGMTGLELQDRLIERKSPLPIVFITGHGDVPMAVNTMKKGAMDFIQKPFKEDELVSLVERMLDYAKGAFAESQSAASRDALLSKLTSREAQVLERIVAGRLNKQIADDLGISIKTVEAHRANIMEKLNANTVADLLKIALGQNAPKG